The following proteins come from a genomic window of Zingiber officinale cultivar Zhangliang unplaced genomic scaffold, Zo_v1.1 ctg26, whole genome shotgun sequence:
- the LOC122037332 gene encoding calcium-dependent protein kinase 4-like isoform X1 has product MKLKKLWYVEAKQSLIRNWQISAITVYCVFALEDMAYSEAIASTLDEEELADLKDQFQVIDVDKSGLISFEEMKQALAKDVPWRLRGPRVPEILQAIDSNTDGLVDLREFVAATLHVHQMEQDSDKWHVRCKTAFDKFDMEGDGYITPEELRMCPFRYFEGERRYSGTPAKQLGYGLLKKQQLHAIWHCIRTSGV; this is encoded by the exons ATGAAACTGAAGAAACTATGGTACGTGGAAGCTAAGCAAAGCTTGATTAGGAATTGGCAGATTTCTGCAATCACTGTTTATTGTGTCTTTGCTCTTGAAGACATGGCATACTCTGAG GCAATAGCTAGTACTCTGGATGAAGAAGAGTTAGCTGATCTCAAGGACCAGTTTCAAGTAATTGATGTTGATAAAAGTGGTTTAATAAGCTTTGAAGAAATGAAACAG GCTCTGGCAAAGGATGTGCCTTGGCGATTAAGAGGACCACGCGTACCAGAGATTCTTCAGGCT ATAGATAGCAACACCGATGGACTTGTTGATTTAAGAGAATTTGTTGCAGCAACTTTGCATGTGCATCAGATGGAGCAAGACTCTGACAAGTGGCATGTCCGATGTAAAACTGCTTTTGACAAATTCGACATGGAAGGGGATGGATACATTACACCAGAGGAACTTAGAATG TGCCCTTTCAGATATTTTGAAGGTGAAAGGAGGTATTCAGGAACTCCAGCTAAACAGCTTGGGTATGGATTATTAAAGAAGCAACAACTACATGCTATATGGCACTGCATCCGAACCTCAGGGGTGTGA
- the LOC122037332 gene encoding calcium-dependent protein kinase 4-like isoform X2, translating to MTNLIEETLHKHHEKIDDLEASLIGYEAKETSDETEETMAIASTLDEEELADLKDQFQVIDVDKSGLISFEEMKQALAKDVPWRLRGPRVPEILQAIDSNTDGLVDLREFVAATLHVHQMEQDSDKWHVRCKTAFDKFDMEGDGYITPEELRMCPFRYFEGERRYSGTPAKQLGYGLLKKQQLHAIWHCIRTSGV from the exons ATGACCAATCTTATTGAA GAAACTTTGCACAAGCACCATGAAAAAATTGATGATCTAGAGGCTTCCTTGATTGGGTACGAGGCAAAAGAAACTAGTGATGAAACTGAAGAAACTATG GCAATAGCTAGTACTCTGGATGAAGAAGAGTTAGCTGATCTCAAGGACCAGTTTCAAGTAATTGATGTTGATAAAAGTGGTTTAATAAGCTTTGAAGAAATGAAACAG GCTCTGGCAAAGGATGTGCCTTGGCGATTAAGAGGACCACGCGTACCAGAGATTCTTCAGGCT ATAGATAGCAACACCGATGGACTTGTTGATTTAAGAGAATTTGTTGCAGCAACTTTGCATGTGCATCAGATGGAGCAAGACTCTGACAAGTGGCATGTCCGATGTAAAACTGCTTTTGACAAATTCGACATGGAAGGGGATGGATACATTACACCAGAGGAACTTAGAATG TGCCCTTTCAGATATTTTGAAGGTGAAAGGAGGTATTCAGGAACTCCAGCTAAACAGCTTGGGTATGGATTATTAAAGAAGCAACAACTACATGCTATATGGCACTGCATCCGAACCTCAGGGGTGTGA
- the LOC122037332 gene encoding calcium-dependent protein kinase 4-like isoform X3, with protein MKLKKLWYVEAKQSLIRNWQISAITVYCVFALEDMAYSEAIASTLDEEELADLKDQFQVIDVDKSGLISFEEMKQALAKDVPWRLRGPRVPEILQAIDSNTDGLVDLREFVAATLHVHQMEQDSDKWHVRCKTAFDKFDMEGDGYITPEELRMIFFLWAVSNKRFGGLNFSSKEVG; from the exons ATGAAACTGAAGAAACTATGGTACGTGGAAGCTAAGCAAAGCTTGATTAGGAATTGGCAGATTTCTGCAATCACTGTTTATTGTGTCTTTGCTCTTGAAGACATGGCATACTCTGAG GCAATAGCTAGTACTCTGGATGAAGAAGAGTTAGCTGATCTCAAGGACCAGTTTCAAGTAATTGATGTTGATAAAAGTGGTTTAATAAGCTTTGAAGAAATGAAACAG GCTCTGGCAAAGGATGTGCCTTGGCGATTAAGAGGACCACGCGTACCAGAGATTCTTCAGGCT ATAGATAGCAACACCGATGGACTTGTTGATTTAAGAGAATTTGTTGCAGCAACTTTGCATGTGCATCAGATGGAGCAAGACTCTGACAAGTGGCATGTCCGATGTAAAACTGCTTTTGACAAATTCGACATGGAAGGGGATGGATACATTACACCAGAGGAACTTAGAATG ATTTTCTTTTTATGGGCTGTGAGCAACAAAAGATTTGGTGGTTTGAACTTTTCATCTAAAGAGGTTGGTTGA
- the LOC122037335 gene encoding cytochrome P450 704C1-like isoform X1, whose translation MGFSAGFVSVSISVVAAVGFLLLAAVALLASKKRRQDPPVVGTIFHQFLNFQRLHDYHTELARRHKNYRLLSPFGRQLYTSDPAVVEYILKTNFSNYGKGSYNYENTLELLGDGIFAVDGDKWRHQRKLASFNFSTKALRDFSGAIFKNSASKLADTISSLTNSNQMFDIQDLLMKSTMDSTFKIAFGFELNCLDGSSRNGSEFAKAFDASNEWILLRFVNAFWKIMRFLNVGSEAALKKHIKVVDEFVYNVMDIRLKQITNQGNIETRTQDKKDDILSKFLEESKNNPDKIDMRYLRDIILNFVIAGKDTTAGTLAWFFFLISKNPSVQEKIYQEVKRVIEPNECVDFAEFSRNIRDESLNNLHYLHATLTETLRFFPAVPLDNKVCFSDDVLPGGYNVSKGDIVFYQPYAMGRMEYLWGEDAGIFRPERWLDDEGVFQSESPYKFVAFQAGPRICLGKEFAYRLMKIYAAVLVYFFQFKLRDEQKDVHYKTMTTLQIDKGLFLEVLSR comes from the exons ATGGGGTTCTCAGCGGGTTTTGTCTCTGTCTCTATATCTGTTGTAGCGGCAGTTGGGTTTCTGCTGCTCGCTGCTGTTGCCTTGCTCGCCAGCAAGAAGAGGCGACAAGATCCTCCGGTGGTAGGCACCATCTTCCACCAATTTCTCAACTTCCAAAGGCTGCACGACTACCACACGGAGCTGGCTCGCCGTCACAAGAACTACCGTTTGCTCTCGCCCTTCGGCCGGCAGCTCTACACCTCCGACCCTGCCGTCGTCGAGTACATACTTAAGACCAACTTCAGCAATTACGGCAAG GGATCATATAATTATGAAAACACACTTGAGCTGCTTGGAGATGGCATCTTTGCAGTAGATGGTGATAAGTGGCGCCACCAACGAAAGCTTGCAAGCTTCAATTTCTCCACCAAAGCCTTGAGAGATTTTAGTGGtgctattttcaaaaatagtgcaTCCAAGCTCGCAGATACTATCTCTTCCCTCACCAACTCTAACCAAATGTTCGATATACAA GATCTCTTAATGAAATCCACCATGGATTCCACATTCAAAATCGCGTTCGGGTTCGAGTTGAATTGCTTGGATGGTTCGAGTCGCAACGGAAGTGAGTTCGCCAAGGCATTTGATGCGTCAAACGAGTGGATCCTGCTAAGGTTTGTAAATGCCTTTTGGAAGATCATGAGGTTTCTGAATGTTGGATCTGAAGCAGCTCTCAAGAAACATATAAAAGTGGTCGATGAATTTGTATACAACGTGATGGACATTAGGCTCAAACAAATCACAAACCAAGGAAATATTGAGACA CGTACACAGGACAAGAAAGACgatattctttcaaaattcttAGAGGAGAGCAAGAACAATCCAGATAAGATCGATATGCGATATCTGAGGGATATAATTCTGAACTTTGTCATTGCTGGAAAAGATACTACAGCAGGCACACTCGCATGGTTCTTCTTCTTGATCAGCAAGAACCCCTCCGTGCAGGAGAAGATATATCAAGAAGTAAAGCGAGTAATCGAACCAAATGAATGCGTAGACTTTGCAGAGTTTTCGCGAAACATAAGAGATGAGTCCCTCAACAATCTCCACTATCTCCATGCTACCCTCACCGAGACACTGAGGTTCTTCCCTGCAGTTCCTTTA GACAACAAGGTTTGCTTTTCAGATGACGTTCTGCCAGGAGGCTACAATGTGAGCAAAGGCGACATTGTGTTCTACCAGCCATACGCAATGGGTAGAATGGAATATTTGTGGGGCGAGGATGCCGGGATTTTCCGACCGGAAAGATGGCTGGATGATGAAGGGGTCTTCCAGTCTGAAAGTCCCTACAAGTTTGTAGCTTTTCAA GCTGGTCCAAGAATCTGCTTGGGTAAAGAATTTGCCTACAGACTAATGAAGATATATGCAGCAGTTCTTGTATACTTCTTCCAGTTCAAGCTTCGTGATGAGCAGAAGGATGTCCATTATAAGACCATGACAACGCTTCAAATTGACAAAGGGCTCTTCCTTGAAGTGCTCTCTAGATAA
- the LOC122037335 gene encoding cytochrome P450 704C1-like isoform X2, translating to MGFSAGFVSVSISVVAAVGFLLLAAVALLASKKRRQDPPVVGTIFHQFLNFQRLHDYHTELARRHKNYRLLSPFGRQLYTSDPAVVEYILKTNFSNYGKGSYNYENTLELLGDGIFAVDGDKWRHQRKLASFNFSTKALRDFSGAIFKNSASKLADTISSLTNSNQMFDIQDLLMKSTMDSTFKIAFGFELNCLDGSSRNGSEFAKAFDASNEWILLRFVNAFWKIMRFLNVGSEAALKKHIKVVDEFVYNVMDIRLKQITNQGNIETDKKDDILSKFLEESKNNPDKIDMRYLRDIILNFVIAGKDTTAGTLAWFFFLISKNPSVQEKIYQEVKRVIEPNECVDFAEFSRNIRDESLNNLHYLHATLTETLRFFPAVPLDNKVCFSDDVLPGGYNVSKGDIVFYQPYAMGRMEYLWGEDAGIFRPERWLDDEGVFQSESPYKFVAFQAGPRICLGKEFAYRLMKIYAAVLVYFFQFKLRDEQKDVHYKTMTTLQIDKGLFLEVLSR from the exons ATGGGGTTCTCAGCGGGTTTTGTCTCTGTCTCTATATCTGTTGTAGCGGCAGTTGGGTTTCTGCTGCTCGCTGCTGTTGCCTTGCTCGCCAGCAAGAAGAGGCGACAAGATCCTCCGGTGGTAGGCACCATCTTCCACCAATTTCTCAACTTCCAAAGGCTGCACGACTACCACACGGAGCTGGCTCGCCGTCACAAGAACTACCGTTTGCTCTCGCCCTTCGGCCGGCAGCTCTACACCTCCGACCCTGCCGTCGTCGAGTACATACTTAAGACCAACTTCAGCAATTACGGCAAG GGATCATATAATTATGAAAACACACTTGAGCTGCTTGGAGATGGCATCTTTGCAGTAGATGGTGATAAGTGGCGCCACCAACGAAAGCTTGCAAGCTTCAATTTCTCCACCAAAGCCTTGAGAGATTTTAGTGGtgctattttcaaaaatagtgcaTCCAAGCTCGCAGATACTATCTCTTCCCTCACCAACTCTAACCAAATGTTCGATATACAA GATCTCTTAATGAAATCCACCATGGATTCCACATTCAAAATCGCGTTCGGGTTCGAGTTGAATTGCTTGGATGGTTCGAGTCGCAACGGAAGTGAGTTCGCCAAGGCATTTGATGCGTCAAACGAGTGGATCCTGCTAAGGTTTGTAAATGCCTTTTGGAAGATCATGAGGTTTCTGAATGTTGGATCTGAAGCAGCTCTCAAGAAACATATAAAAGTGGTCGATGAATTTGTATACAACGTGATGGACATTAGGCTCAAACAAATCACAAACCAAGGAAATATTGAGACA GACAAGAAAGACgatattctttcaaaattcttAGAGGAGAGCAAGAACAATCCAGATAAGATCGATATGCGATATCTGAGGGATATAATTCTGAACTTTGTCATTGCTGGAAAAGATACTACAGCAGGCACACTCGCATGGTTCTTCTTCTTGATCAGCAAGAACCCCTCCGTGCAGGAGAAGATATATCAAGAAGTAAAGCGAGTAATCGAACCAAATGAATGCGTAGACTTTGCAGAGTTTTCGCGAAACATAAGAGATGAGTCCCTCAACAATCTCCACTATCTCCATGCTACCCTCACCGAGACACTGAGGTTCTTCCCTGCAGTTCCTTTA GACAACAAGGTTTGCTTTTCAGATGACGTTCTGCCAGGAGGCTACAATGTGAGCAAAGGCGACATTGTGTTCTACCAGCCATACGCAATGGGTAGAATGGAATATTTGTGGGGCGAGGATGCCGGGATTTTCCGACCGGAAAGATGGCTGGATGATGAAGGGGTCTTCCAGTCTGAAAGTCCCTACAAGTTTGTAGCTTTTCAA GCTGGTCCAAGAATCTGCTTGGGTAAAGAATTTGCCTACAGACTAATGAAGATATATGCAGCAGTTCTTGTATACTTCTTCCAGTTCAAGCTTCGTGATGAGCAGAAGGATGTCCATTATAAGACCATGACAACGCTTCAAATTGACAAAGGGCTCTTCCTTGAAGTGCTCTCTAGATAA